The Marinilabiliales bacterium nucleotide sequence GTAAAGGCTGATTTCGGGTACTGGGTGTTTGAAGGCGATACCATACCCCCGCAGCGGCCTTCCTGGAACTACAGGAAAGAAGATGGAGGCGGTATCATTCTTGATATGTTCTGCCACTGGAGGTACATGCTCGACAACCTGTTCGGAAGTGTTAAGTCGCTTACCTGCCTTGGTGCAACACAAATCGGCGAAAGGTATGATGAGGAGGGAAAGGCCTACAGGGCCACCGCCGATGATGCAGCCTATGCCATTTTCGAACTGGAGAACGGGATAGTTGTACAGATCAACTCATCATGGGCCACCCGGGTCCGCCGTGATGACCTGCTCACAATCCAGGTTGACGGCACAAAGGGT carries:
- a CDS encoding gfo/Idh/MocA family oxidoreductase gives rise to the protein VKADFGYWVFEGDTIPPQRPSWNYRKEDGGGIILDMFCHWRYMLDNLFGSVKSLTCLGATQIGERYDEEGKAYRATADDAAYAIFELENGIVVQINSSWATRVRRDDLLTIQVDGTKGSAVAGLREVWIQSAHATPRPVWNPDIDNPVDYREGWTRMPSYGEFDNAFKIQWELFLRHIAGDGPFRWDLLEAAKGVQLAELALEAWGRRVWADVPDLKQMV